The following coding sequences lie in one Metopolophium dirhodum isolate CAU chromosome 5, ASM1992520v1, whole genome shotgun sequence genomic window:
- the LOC132944957 gene encoding lipase member H-like isoform X1 yields the protein MLYLILLIFLPHSELKSFKKYEVTEEITEERVDEDIKWMLLPNGRGDPQLAIISGLEKNSAAEPLVENIKFYLYTRDNPTRAEMQTMDKNCLPIFKYFRSQRKTKVLVHGFGDSAEDSLMFPLLRDAFLNYNDYNIFTVDWSELAAVPWYNSAAKNTKHVSKHLASFIDHLTSSTDARTDDFHLIGFSLGAHVVGLTNNELKSGKVKHITGLDPAEVLFSSSSPEERLDYSQAKLVEVVHTSGGFLGFKKRLGHRDFYPNGGAWPQPGCKIDYAAVCSHRRAYYYYAEAITKSEGFIAVPCPSYEDYTSGACSNNTDLSVQLGKAPFDKSKEGNYYLITNSDSPYGKVSRH from the exons ATGTTATACCTAATACTATTGATATTTCTTCCTCACAGCGAACTG aaaagttttaaaaaatatgaagtaACGGAAGAAATTACCGAAGAACGAGTCGACGAAGACATTAAGTGGATGTTGTTACCAAACGGACGAGGCGACCCACAATTGGCTATAATATCGGGCTTGGAAAAAAATAGTGCAGCAGAACCATTAGTCgagaatataaaattttatttatatacaag GGACAATCCAACGAGAGCTGAAATGCAAACTATGGACAAAAACTGTTTGCCGATATTTAAATACTTCCGTTCTCAAAGAAAAACGAAAGTATTAGTTCATGGTTTTGGTGATAGCGCCGAGGATTCTCTTATGTTTCCATTACTTAGAGatg cATTTTTGAACtacaacgattataatatattcactgtTGATTGGTCGGAACTGGCTGCTGTTCCTTGGTATAATTCTGCTGCAAAAAATACTAAACACGTATCAAAACATTTGGCTTCTTTCATAGACCATTTAACATCATCCACTGATGCTCGTACAGATGATTTTCATTTGATTGGATTTTCATTAGGAGCTCATGTTGTTGGTCTTACAAATAACGAATTGAAATCTGGAAAAGTTAAACATATTACTG ggctGGATCCCGCGGAGGTGCTGTTTTCTTCGTCAAGCCCCGAAGAACGGCTTGATTATAGTCAAGCAAAACTAGTCGAAGTCGTACACACGTCAGGAGGATTTCTCGGATTCAAAAAACGACTTGGGCATAGGGATTTTTATCCCAATGGTGGTGCCTGGCCTCAACCTGGTTGTAAAATTGATTATGCTG CGGTATGTAGTCATCGCAGAGCGTACTATTATTATGCAGAAGCAATAACTAAAAGTGAAGGATTTATTGCTGTTCCGTGTCCTTCTTATGAGGATTATACATCAGGAGCTTGTTCAAATAATACAGATCTATCAGTACAATTAGGGAAAGCACCTTTTGATAAATC AAAAGAaggaaactattatttaattacaaactcGGATTCTCCTTACGGTAAAGTAAGTAGACACTAG
- the LOC132945310 gene encoding PRELI domain-containing protein 1, mitochondrial: protein MVKFFENKSLFPFRWDQVVHGFWHRYPNPESKHVLSEDVLHREVIEKKLHSIRLFTKTNKLPKWGERFINSKDVKIVEESILDPTKKTLVTYTRNVGYASVMGVTEKVVYKVNEENPSTTVAERSVWIESNVYGMSKAIQAFGMQRFKVNSTKAVKGFNYVLNSMYGGNTSSSSGVLLHQKEKLKDALKQSNYKTGSLYVH from the exons atggtaaaattttttgaaaataaaagtttattccccTTCAGATGGGATCAAGTGGTTCATGGTTTTTGGCATCGTTATCCAAACCCAGAAAG CAAGCATGTATTATCTGAAGATGTGTTACATAGAGAGGTGATAGAAAAAAAGTTACATTCTATTAGGTTATTCACAAAAACTAACAAGTTGCCAAAATGGGGTGaacgttttataaatagtaaagaTGTAAAAATTGTTGAAGAATCAATTTTAGATCCTACTAAAAAGACATTGGTGACATACACAAGAAATGTTGGATATGCGAGTGTTATG ggcGTGACAGAAAAAGTTGTTTATAAAGTaaatgaagaaaatccaagtactACAGTTGCAGAGCGATCAGTATGGATTGAATCAAATGTATATGGAATGTCTAAAGCTATTCAAGCATTTGGAATGCAACGATTTAAAGTTAACAGTACTAAAGCAGTAAAAGGATTTAATTATGTACTCAATAGTATGTACGGTGGTAATACTTCAAGTTCATCTGGTGTATTATTACAtcagaaagaaaaattaaaggatGCTCTTAAACAATCAAATTACAAAACTGGATCTCTTTATGTTCA TTAA
- the LOC132944957 gene encoding lipase member H-like isoform X2: MLLPNGRGDPQLAIISGLEKNSAAEPLVENIKFYLYTRDNPTRAEMQTMDKNCLPIFKYFRSQRKTKVLVHGFGDSAEDSLMFPLLRDAFLNYNDYNIFTVDWSELAAVPWYNSAAKNTKHVSKHLASFIDHLTSSTDARTDDFHLIGFSLGAHVVGLTNNELKSGKVKHITGLDPAEVLFSSSSPEERLDYSQAKLVEVVHTSGGFLGFKKRLGHRDFYPNGGAWPQPGCKIDYAAVCSHRRAYYYYAEAITKSEGFIAVPCPSYEDYTSGACSNNTDLSVQLGKAPFDKSKEGNYYLITNSDSPYGKVSRH; the protein is encoded by the exons ATGTTGTTACCAAACGGACGAGGCGACCCACAATTGGCTATAATATCGGGCTTGGAAAAAAATAGTGCAGCAGAACCATTAGTCgagaatataaaattttatttatatacaag GGACAATCCAACGAGAGCTGAAATGCAAACTATGGACAAAAACTGTTTGCCGATATTTAAATACTTCCGTTCTCAAAGAAAAACGAAAGTATTAGTTCATGGTTTTGGTGATAGCGCCGAGGATTCTCTTATGTTTCCATTACTTAGAGatg cATTTTTGAACtacaacgattataatatattcactgtTGATTGGTCGGAACTGGCTGCTGTTCCTTGGTATAATTCTGCTGCAAAAAATACTAAACACGTATCAAAACATTTGGCTTCTTTCATAGACCATTTAACATCATCCACTGATGCTCGTACAGATGATTTTCATTTGATTGGATTTTCATTAGGAGCTCATGTTGTTGGTCTTACAAATAACGAATTGAAATCTGGAAAAGTTAAACATATTACTG ggctGGATCCCGCGGAGGTGCTGTTTTCTTCGTCAAGCCCCGAAGAACGGCTTGATTATAGTCAAGCAAAACTAGTCGAAGTCGTACACACGTCAGGAGGATTTCTCGGATTCAAAAAACGACTTGGGCATAGGGATTTTTATCCCAATGGTGGTGCCTGGCCTCAACCTGGTTGTAAAATTGATTATGCTG CGGTATGTAGTCATCGCAGAGCGTACTATTATTATGCAGAAGCAATAACTAAAAGTGAAGGATTTATTGCTGTTCCGTGTCCTTCTTATGAGGATTATACATCAGGAGCTTGTTCAAATAATACAGATCTATCAGTACAATTAGGGAAAGCACCTTTTGATAAATC AAAAGAaggaaactattatttaattacaaactcGGATTCTCCTTACGGTAAAGTAAGTAGACACTAG